The Daphnia pulex isolate KAP4 chromosome 6, ASM2113471v1 genome contains the following window.
GCAAATTGCGAAGCAAATACTAAAGCATGAcgaattttaacaaaataagaCATTGTGCAATTGAGATATTTCTGAAAAACTTGCCATGTTTGGATTGCCCGTTTGAATTGGACCACTCTAAAGATTACGCAGCAGGTTCATTCTGGCTATGTCGGCTATACTgccttgaagaaaaaacattttcttaagaaaatagatttgttttgtgtgtgtgtttttcattaattcttttccttgATAGACGCCCTTCGACGTATATGGTCAAAATACTCATAGTAATTGGCATTTTATAAGATTGGCCCATAGCAAGATATAGTTGgaaatttgggttttttggcTTTCACTTTCAATTTAACTTTTGCCGAGTAAACCCAAAAATGGCCATACAATGTTGTATTCCTTTTTACATTTACCGACTGTCCGAATTCATGTCATCTAGATACATATCTCCAGTTATTTCCCGCCTGGTATGCTAATTGATGGACGATCTTTAGTCGggaattctttaaaaatataataagaattataacattaaaaagagaaataaaacattttctatgaAGCAGCTGCTGACGTCACTCGGTCTGGTAATGTTTGGCCTTCATTGCACTTACTCTTGTCACCATTTTATACAACCTAAATCCGGGGGTACGTTAACTGACATCATCGATGGTCAACGGTTTGATTCAAGTTGGTGTTATTGTTGAAAGTTTCAGTGACGTATTTCTGATATCGTCATAACGTATGTTTTACAATTTAGGCCGTACTAGATTTCTCACACATGCCCATGCTAGACGCAAACTTTAGAAGGTTCAGAAGTCGACCCGAGTGCTGCATGAATGACAACGCTCTTTCCCCAGGTCTATTTTGAGCAAACCAACGAAAATCAATCAGTAAtgcatttgaatttggcgctaTCACTTTCTGAGTCATTGGTAAGGAAATAACACACCCTCAGGACTACTAGGAGAAATGAGTTATATACACAACTGATTTGAACAATTGCAATAAGGGAAGTTCAGACGTGCGGAATTTCACTTAGGAAACAAACCTATAATGCTAACCACGTCCTTCTCGGGAATGTATATATGTACTATTCGATCAATGAAGCAATCAAAACCGCACTGATTGAAATAAGTATATTTTTACATCAAGGTTATTCAGGTATCCTTGTAGTTCAAAATTAGAGCTTAAGAACCATAAGGCAGGATAACTATAATACATTATCGAATTAGTCGTATATAGTTGGCGTATACTTGGTTTTGTTACACTTGTGTCGAGGTAAATTTCCGGGGAAAACCAACAATTATATGCCATTAATACAGCGTTGATATTCAATGCTGTGTGGCGCTTTAAATAGCTTTATATGTGTTTTAATAGCTTTGATGTAATTTCTCGCCTACTGGACCGTGTCGCTGTAGCAGATGGGATCATAGTTTTTACACGTTGTACAACACAGATGTGGTTTGTTAATCTGCAGagttttctatttgattttttctcatgCAATATTACAATTCGTAATTGTAGCGCTCCCGTTCCGACGACGCGCTTTCCCCCACGttctctttgtttgtttgtttatttttcacacACGTGAAACCGGGAATTGGAGCGTGATGGATAAGAAACTGGTATAAAAACCCAAGTAGAAGGATAGTACTGACATCAGTCGACATTCAGCGGACCAATCAAAAACATTCCTCCGGTTTTAGCTCAAAGGACGAATTCGTTATACCCCTTCGTGCAGAATGGAAATCACCGTCAAAGTAACGAAAATGgcgttttttatttgaatgttttattGGATCACATTTCcatgttttaataatttgacattttcggctaaacaatttatttatatttcgtATACTGTGTTACATCTAGGTCGTATTGGTGAAAACGCCTTAAAATATTCCCGTGTCCTTTTTGATTGTGTTGTGTGTCCTCCTCCTCGTGAAAAGACGTGACGACACCTTTAAGAACCGAGCGACGCGATATAACAAGGAATGGCGACTCTACGGATACGGGCATGGCGATTAATATCTTCTTATACAAAATATGAGGAAACTTCTTCTACTTTGGACAAGTTGGCGCCTCTGCAATAACAAGACgtttatctctttttatttttcaattggttTGGAATATGCCTGATTTGCTTTGTATTTCGCTTgatattatctttttttggcaaagCAACTGTAAatgaatcaatttaaaaaaagaaaatcaatttgtgGGTTTGGTTGTCCAAGGGTTTGTCTGCCGATGACGTATATCACTGGATCGATAACAGTTTGAGTCAACGGAAAATACGCGATAAGCTATACATTACGGATGTCAAATAAGACTGACATTCGTTCCACCTGTCATAAACACGTGATAATCTATAATCCTAACTCCAGACGACGGGTAAGAAAGATAGTCTGAAGATATGGCTGTGTAACATAAGTACAAAACAAGGACATGATTGAGCTTGATAATTTAGACGAAATAGGTAAACGCTAGTCCGAGACCTTATAACTTGTCCTGATCCTTTATTTTCGTGACTGTTTGTCATAAGTGGTCGTTGACGCTGAATGATGCGCTGGTCCTCGTTAATCTTCATCGCCCTGTTGGGTGGCTCCTTTACACTACTCGAAGGTACATACAAATTATTGGCCGAATTAATTTCCATCAATCCTTCAAAACCTTTTTCGTCTTCATATAGGAGCGCCAGCTCCCGAAACAACCAAGTTGTCGCCATCTACTGAAGATGAAgacaagaatatttttacttGTAACCTTTGCGAGGACTTTGTCAACGATATCTACGAGCTCTTACGAAATGGAACAGTAACCGACGAGCAAATTGTCGATTACATTGTCGGAATCTGCATCCGATTGGATATTTTTGCCAATCCCGATCAAGTTTGTGGTGGAATGGCTCGCATCGCTCTGGTATGGTCTTCTGTACTAATCAAATTAAATGGTTATTAATTGAATCGCATTTTCTCAATTGCTGCAGCCAACTATCAAGTACATTGACAGCACCGACGTGGTCAATGTCGGCAACGTCTGCGGAATGCTCCTGCAGGATCAAAACTGCCAATTTTCCGATGTGCAACAGTTGGAATGGACCATCGACCTCAACGCCGAAACTAAGCCGCCAGTGAATCAACCAAGCCAACCTCCGGTATGACATAATTATCTTTATAGAGGTTGAATTCTTATTCATTATCTTCTATTATAGGCAGGTTCACCAACTGTCAAAGTGCTACACTTGGCCGACATCCATTGGGATCCGGAATACCTGGCTGGATCGAATGCCGAATGCGGAGATCCGCTCTGTTGTCGTGAAACTTCGGGGGAAGTTGTCAACGTCACAGCCGCCGCCGGTTACTGGGGGGATTATCGCACCTGTGATTTACCCTGGTATTTAGTAGAAAATGCAGTTTCTCAAATGGCTGCACTACACCCGGTAAGAATAATGGCtctagaaaaattattaaaccCAAATTAAATCAACGAGAGAATAATCGCTATTGATAACAATTTCAGGATGTTGCTTATATCATCTGGACGGGAGATTTGACTCCTCACGACGTCTGGTCAACCGCTAAAGACGAAAATATCATGATCATTGATCGTTTAATGACTCTgatacaacaacaatttccCGGAGTTCCTGTATACCCAACCTTAGGGAACCACGAGTCTCACCCAGTCAACACGTAAATTCTTAAATTAacttaatttgaaatgaattagctacaaatatttgatattgtgtttttattaatgacTCCAGTTTTGCTCCACCTGAAATTACTGATGTTGAGCTCAACACTGCCTGGCTGTACGACGAAGCTGATAAGCAATGGGCTCGATGGCTTCCGGCGGAAGTCTCGGCTACCATCCGTTACGGAGGTTTCTATACCGCACTGGTCCAGCCCGGTCTACGCATAGTTTCGATGAACATGAATTATTGCTACACACTCAATTATTGGACATATTTCAAGTCACAAGATCCAGCCTCCAGTCTTCTTTGGCTTAGTCAAATTCTAGAGGAAGCGGAACTTAATGGCGAAAAAGTACAGTACTCTTTCTATTTCATTccaaaataatagtaaaaatatAACTTCCATATTATAGGTTCATATTCTCAGTCATATTCCACCTGGCAATGGCGATTGCTGGACGATTTTTAGTCGAGAATTCGCCAGAATTATCAATCGATTCGAATCGACTGTGGCAGCTCAATTTTACGGCCACACCCATAAAGACgaatacaaaattttctaCGACACGGTCGACGTCGCTAGGCCTGTTAATGTGGCCTTTATCGCACCCAGTCTTACCACTTATTCTAAGCTCAATCCCGGGTACCGGACTTACACTGTCGACGGACCAAGAACCAATTCCACTTGGGTATATGTTGCGCAACgttaaagaaacaacaaaatcttttAACAGCCCTAAATTCCTTAATTATTAAAGGCCGTACTTGACATCAACACGTACATCATGAACCTGACGGACTCTAATCTAAAAGGTTCCGAAGTCGATCCGGTTTGGTTTGAACTCTATCAAGCTAAGCAGGAATATGGACTTGATGATTTAAGTCCGCAGTCGATGGACACACTCTTCCAACGGATGGTGACCGATGACGCTCTTTTCCAGCTCTATTTCAAGTATACacgcaaattaattttataatgcatttgaatttggcgccgtATAACATGAACTTTGGTCTTTTAAAAGGAACTACCATAAGAATGCGGATCAGGTTGTAGCCGAGGGTTGCACAGGCCGCTGTCGCTCGAATATGCTATGCCGTATCGTCACCACCGACATTGCCGACCAAAGTAAATGCGATCAGATTCGTCACCAGATTTTCAGCCATCCCGAGTTTTGATGAAACTATAGCTATAAACCGCTGTCTGTATTATTTGTCTACATTTTTAGCCTATCGTCCAATAAAAATACGAGTTATGCATGTCAGACAAAGCCACTTACAGAATCAAAtattgtaataatttttaacgTCTAGATAAATGAAGTTAAGAAAATTAAGACATTTTACAGATAACAGTCTGGTAAGGTAAGTGACGGAGGATATTATCTTCCATGTTTGGTCAGCTATGTATTTAAATGTACACGGGAAGTGACGCTAGACGATTTCTGACACGTCCATTTGCTCACAAGTAGTTGCTCAACGTTTATCACTTGGATCTTATCAGCTGAGggctaaaaaattcaaacgtttGCGTTTCGTATCTGAAGTAGAAAAGCCACGAACCAAAGAAACTCAAATTGTCTAGTATCCATCTTGGGCGAGTGTGCATcggattttcctttttttccacctGCTTTTCTTTAGTTAGGGCGACACATAACGACATAAAATGTTTCCAGATTTAATGGCCCTGAAGggcctttttaaaattgatccCATTAAAACCGATAACAATATATTTCGTTGCCACTACAAGTTGACGGTGATTTTTTTAGCTGTGTCGGCGACGTTGGTTTCCTTGAATCAATACGTCGGTGATCCTATCGATTGCTTCATCAACGCCGAAAAGAGTCCGTTTCCCAACAAAGTTCTCGACAACTACTGCTGGATCCATTCTACTCATACCTTACCGAATCAGCCGGGCATCAAGGCGGACGGATCCATGGCCATTCCCGGTCTTGGCACCCCAAAAGAAGGTGAAGAAATGAGATACCACAAGTACTACCAATGGGTTGGATTCTTCCTCATGTTCCAGGCCATCACCTTCTATTTGCCTCGCTTCATCTGGAAATTCTGGGAAGCCGGAAGGATGAAGACCTTGGTGGAAGATTTGAGCTCTTCCGTCATGCCGTCAGAAGTTGAAAAAGCTGCCAAACAAAACCTAGTCGAATATCTTTTAGTCAATGTGAATCAGCACCAAATATAcgccttcatcttcttcggcTGCGAAGTGCTCAACGCCATCAACATCGTCGGTGAGATATTCTTGGTGGACACGTTCCTCGGTGGCGAGTTCACTGAATACGGCGGAAATGTTCTCTCCCAAACCGGAATGGATCCGGAAGATCGTGTCGATCCAATGTCATACGTAAGGAATTAAGCCCGACATCTTGTAATTGTTACATAATGATTTAATCacgtcttattttttattttaaggtaTTTCCCAAAGTGACCAAATGCTTGTTCAAGATGTACGGCCCGTCTGGAACCGTCCAACGCTTTGACGCCTATTGCGTTCTACCCGTCAACATTCTGAACGAAAAACTGTTCATTTTCCTTTGGTTTTGGTACGTCATTCTCGCCGTTGTGACCGGCATCGGCCTATTGTACCGAATCTTCACTCTGGTTTTGCCCAAACTTCGAATGTTCCTCCTGCGGAGACGAACCGGACGTGATTTAAATGTCCGCCAAGTCGAAACCGTCTTCCGTCGATGTCAGATCGGCGATTGGTTTGTCCTGATGCTCGTTAGTAGCAATGTCAACCAGTggatcttccaggaagtgataGACGAACTTGCTGAAAAGTTCAAAGGcaaagacatttaaaaaaacaattacaaatttttgcaACTATAAGGCGATGAATAATtaacctttcaccatttgtaAATTAAGCGCGACGTTCAAAACCAAATTTCGAATGCAAAATTCTGCTCTTTAAAACGAGTCGCGcgtctgctgttgtgtgtagaccttttttttgaaattgtataCAGTACAcggaaaatttgttaattcTCATGTTCGCCTTTATTTGTATTACTCCAAAGTTCTTTCCTCCCTAGTTCAGACGTTTGTTCGTGTTTTTATCTTATCAGCTCAAAAGTGGAGACGCAACCCCCTaaagttttcttcctttcttatCTCAAAAGTTGAAGTAGGCGGTGTACAATATTTAGTGTTTAGTGTAGCCACCTGAAAGAGCGTGTGACAACTGGCAACTGTCACTGTTGCTTCCCGTAATTGAATTAGGCTACgcgtttcattttaaataaaaaaatgttaggGGAAATAAGTGCATTAAAGGGGATATTAAAGGTTGATCCCGTCAAGGTAGATGGTAATATTTTTCGTTGTCATTACAAGTTGACGGTGATTTTTCTTGCGCTTTCTGCTACGCTCATCTCGTTGAAACAATACGTTGGAGATCCTATCGATTGCATCATCAACGCTGAGAAGAGTCCTGTTGAAAGTGGTGTGCTGGACCAATACTGCTGGATTCATTCTACTCACACTCTGCCGAACGAGCCGGGCATGAAAGCGAATGGATCGAGACCGATTCCTGGTCTTGGTACCCCGAAGGAAGGCGAGCAGATGATTTACCACAAGTATTACCAGTGGGTTGGattcttcctcatcttccaGGCCATCACGTTTGTCTTACCTCGGCTCGCCTGGAAATTCATGGAAAGTGGGCGGATGCGGTCGCTATTGGAAGATTTGCAATTTTCTCCAGTGGAGACGCCAGTGCAGAAAAATGCTAAAGTTAACCTCGTCGACTACTTATTCACTAATGTGGGCCAACACCAAGTTTACGCTTCCAGTTACTTTGTCTGCGAAGTCCTGAACGCCATCAACATCCTCTGTCAGATTTTCTTGGTGGACGCGTTCCTCGGTGGTGAATTCCTCGAATATGGCGGAAACGTAGTGGCTGCATCTGTAATGGATCCTGAGGATCGCACCGATCCCATGTCTTACGTATGAATCCTTGTAtccatttctctttgaaactgattaataattattttatttttacttatttctaGGTATTTCCCAAATTAACCAAATGTTTGTTCAAGATGTACGGACCTTCTGGTACCATACAGCAGTACGACGCCTTATGTATTTTACCTGTGAACATTCTGAACGAAAAggtcttcatttttctctggTTCTGGTACGTCATTCTGGCCATTCTGACCGGCATCGACCTTGTGGTTCGAGGCATCACTTTGCTTTTCCCCCGAGttcgactctttttcttgaagAGACAAGCTGGACGCAATATTGATTTCGATCACGTCGAAACTGTTTTCCGACGATGTCAGATTGGCGACTGGTTTGTCCTGATGCTCATCAGTAGCAACATTAACCAGTGGACTTTTCAAGAGATTTTACGAGGACTTGCCCTAAAGTTCAGAGGCAAAGACATTTAAATAAGACAGgagatcaaattcaaattattctcAGATATTTCTGCGTTCTGTGTGAtcacgatttattttttaaatttttggcaGCTTTAATTATTGCGCAATTTTTCgctatttcaaattcaacaggGGAAAACTGGTGTTGGCTAATGAATCATTGTGTCGCAACATGCACTATTGCACTCATGTGATCATGTCATCTTTACGCATTCTATTGTTTCACAACATTTCGTTTTCTAGTTTTACTTAGCTCCTTCGCTTCAAGAAATAAACTTATTTCTCTATTATTAATTTCCTTTGTTGCAACTTGCACTCTGGCAGTGATACAATAATATGTTATCACGCTAATAACTATATGTATAGACCGCTGATAATCGTAGCGTAAAACTGCAGGTGACGAGACATCACGATTTTAGAACAGGAATGTTTTCATAACCAAACAAACTGTTGTCACAACtttagaaataaagaattcgTGGTTAAACAAATTtgccgcaaaaaaaaagcacaGCTGACcgcatttgtttaaaaatacatgAAACTATATAGTCGAGATTTATCGAATTGatctgattatttttttaaaaaaagatcccATGCCCAAATTTGggtgtataattttttttcttttctttttcctgtgaCGTCACAAGAGGTGGGAAGGGGGATACGTGTGGAAATAAGATAAGCCGCCTTAAACGCCCCACCCTCTCTTGTGGAAGtagcagaagaaaaattcactATTTGTCTGACGGAGTGACGGGCTGTAACGGCGTCTATCTACCTCTAACTCTATACTCAACTCGCCGGCGTGAGTGTTTGACTGCCAACGGAGCAATGTCGTTTACAAATAGTAAGTAATACTGAAATGTAAAGGGAAAATCGATTGTCTCTTCAGGATTTCAACGTTTTCTGTCAACAGTTGGGTTCTTGGTGCAACGGTTATGAATGATTTACTAAGCTCTGTGAAAGTCGTCAAACTTTCCCATTTTGTCACAAGTTAGTCATTCTGTTTGATTGAATAgcctcctttctttttctccacaGAGGCTTTGTTTGCTTCCTTGCCCAGGACACAACGGGGGCAGCCACTGGTTTTGGGTGGAGATcccaaagggaaaaatttcCTGTACACTCATGGAAACAGTGTGATTATTCGAAACATTGAAGTAAGTGACACACCTCGATGAATCATACTCGAGATCCAGGCTTaacatttttcccccctgcTATTCCAGAATCCTGAGATTGCTGAAACTTACACCGAACATTCTTGCCAAGTGAATGTTGCCAAGTATTCCCCCAGTGGATTTTACATAGCGTCTGCTGGTAAATGACAGGATACAAACAAAGCATTAGCATACCATTAAATactaatggaaaaaaaacttctagATCAATCTGGCAAAGTCAGGATTTGGGATACTGTAAACAAGGAGCATATCTGCAAGATTGAACTTCAACCATTTGCTGGACCAATCAAGGATTTAGCCTGGTCTCCTGATAATCAGCGAATGGTTGTGGTTGGAGAGGGCAGGGAATGGTAACATTCTTTTAACATTCCTTTTTGATAAGGAATTCatttgtcaacatttttctagTTTTGGTCATGTTTTCTTGGTTGATACCGGTACTTCCAATGGCACGATTGGTGGGCCTTCCAAGCCCATCAACTCTTGCGACTTCCGACCTGCAAGGCCTTTTAAAATTATCGCCGGAAGTGAAGATAACTCGGTTACTGTTTTCGAAGGTCCTATTCTGCGtcatataaattttttcagatgtgtttattctgaattttttctttgatgttaCAGGTCCTCCATTCAAGTGGAAGATGACTAAAACCGAACACCAACGCTTCGTTCAATCCGTTCGCTACTCTCCAAACGGCGATCACTTTGCCACTGGTGGTTTTGATGGCAAAATCTTTGTTTACGATGGAAAGACATCAGACCTGATCGGCGAATTAGGTACGAAATCGCGAAATCTTTTCCACCATAGGAATTTCTacataattcaaaatatttaaaatttaacaggTAGCCCAGCGCACAATGGAGGAGTCTACGCTGTTTCTTGGAGCCCCGACAGCAAGACTTTGCTGTCTGCCTCTGGTGACAAGACATGCAAGACTTGGGATATAGCTACTATGAGCCTCATTACCGAGTTCCCCATGGGCACCGCTATTGAAGATCAACAAGTCTCTTGTTTATGGCAGGGAAAACACATGTTGTCCGTTTCTTTGGCGGGGCACATTTCTTACCTAGATCCTGCCAACCCAAGCAAACCTCTTCGTGTTATTAAGGTGCATATCATTTCATGCGATCCTATGGTTTATAAACTAATGAATTATTCGACGTCTTAGGGCCACAACAAACCGATAACTGTCATGACTGTGAACAAGAATCGTGACACTGTGTTCACTGGCTCGCATGATGGTTACATTACCAGTTGGGACGTGGCCACTGGAGAGAGTAATCGAATCGAAGGTGTTGGCCATGGCAATCAAATGAACGGCATGGTCACTCTGGGCGAATCGATTTTCACTTGCGGTATCGACAACGCAATCAAGGAGGTCAATGTAATGACTAAATCCTTCACCAATACCAACATTAAGTTGGCGTCCCAGCCCCGAGGATTAGCCGGGGATGGCACTACTCTCATCGTCCCGTGTGAGAAGGAGGTAGGATCTAAAAACACATAGCATTTTCGTTCTTTTCCAGAAGATGGCACGAAAGTAGCTGCGTGTCTTTGAAATAAAGTTGAGAAAACATCCCTCAATTCTGAGAACTTAACTAGAaacttttggtttcatttagGGCGatattttagtttgtttttgctgATATTAGTATCCTATATCTACGATCTAAATTAAGAACAATATTGCTGAATTTGCCAATATGTTTAGTAATTTTGTGCATACCCTATGTAAATTGATACAGCATTTCgcttaaattagaaaaaagcatTCGCCAAACTTCGATTGAAGGTTAAATCGTTATTGACTGACGGACTATTTTTGAAACAGATTGCAGTTATTCAGGACGGTCGGCAAGTATCGAGTGTGAGCGTTAACTTTGAACCATCCTGTGCTTCCATGAACGGTCACCATCCGGATGTTGCTGTTGGCGGAACTACTGACCACAAGGTTGAGGAAATTGACACACTAACACGAATGAAAAGTTTGCAATAATTTTATCGTTGCCGAATTTAGCTCCATGTGTACATTTTGCACAGCGGCAACTTGACGCCACGAATGGAACTGGACCACAGCGGCCCCATCACGGATTGCGCTTTTTCGCCCGACAACCAATACCTGGCAGTTGCTGACGCCAACCGCCTTGTCACTC
Protein-coding sequences here:
- the LOC124196160 gene encoding uncharacterized protein LOC124196160, which produces MFPDLMALKGLFKIDPIKTDNNIFRCHYKLTVIFLAVSATLVSLNQYVGDPIDCFINAEKSPFPNKVLDNYCWIHSTHTLPNQPGIKADGSMAIPGLGTPKEGEEMRYHKYYQWVGFFLMFQAITFYLPRFIWKFWEAGRMKTLVEDLSSSVMPSEVEKAAKQNLVEYLLVNVNQHQIYAFIFFGCEVLNAINIVGEIFLVDTFLGGEFTEYGGNVLSQTGMDPEDRVDPMSYVFPKVTKCLFKMYGPSGTVQRFDAYCVLPVNILNEKLFIFLWFWYVILAVVTGIGLLYRIFTLVLPKLRMFLLRRRTGRDLNVRQVETVFRRCQIGDWFVLMLVSSNVNQWIFQEVIDELAEKFKGKDIATRFILNKKMLGEISALKGILKVDPVKVDGNIFRCHYKLTVIFLALSATLISLKQYVGDPIDCIINAEKSPVESGVLDQYCWIHSTHTLPNEPGMKANGSRPIPGLGTPKEGEQMIYHKYYQWVGFFLIFQAITFVLPRLAWKFMESGRMRSLLEDLQFSPVETPVQKNAKVNLVDYLFTNVGQHQVYASSYFVCEVLNAINILCQIFLVDAFLGGEFLEYGGNVVAASVMDPEDRTDPMSYVFPKLTKCLFKMYGPSGTIQQYDALCILPVNILNEKVFIFLWFWYVILAILTGIDLVVRGITLLFPRVRLFFLKRQAGRNIDFDHVETVFRRCQIGDWFVLMLISSNINQWTFQEILRGLALKFRGKDI
- the LOC124195975 gene encoding sphingomyelin phosphodiesterase-like; this translates as MMRWSSLIFIALLGGSFTLLEGAPAPETTKLSPSTEDEDKNIFTCNLCEDFVNDIYELLRNGTVTDEQIVDYIVGICIRLDIFANPDQVCGGMARIALPTIKYIDSTDVVNVGNVCGMLLQDQNCQFSDVQQLEWTIDLNAETKPPVNQPSQPPAGSPTVKVLHLADIHWDPEYLAGSNAECGDPLCCRETSGEVVNVTAAAGYWGDYRTCDLPWYLVENAVSQMAALHPDVAYIIWTGDLTPHDVWSTAKDENIMIIDRLMTLIQQQFPGVPVYPTLGNHESHPVNTFAPPEITDVELNTAWLYDEADKQWARWLPAEVSATIRYGGFYTALVQPGLRIVSMNMNYCYTLNYWTYFKSQDPASSLLWLSQILEEAELNGEKVHILSHIPPGNGDCWTIFSREFARIINRFESTVAAQFYGHTHKDEYKIFYDTVDVARPVNVAFIAPSLTTYSKLNPGYRTYTVDGPRTNSTWAVLDINTYIMNLTDSNLKGSEVDPVWFELYQAKQEYGLDDLSPQSMDTLFQRMVTDDALFQLYFKNYHKNADQVVAEGCTGRCRSNMLCRIVTTDIADQSKCDQIRHQIFSHPEF
- the LOC124195974 gene encoding actin-interacting protein 1-like, yielding MSFTNKALFASLPRTQRGQPLVLGGDPKGKNFLYTHGNSVIIRNIENPEIAETYTEHSCQVNVAKYSPSGFYIASADQSGKVRIWDTVNKEHICKIELQPFAGPIKDLAWSPDNQRMVVVGEGRECFGHVFLVDTGTSNGTIGGPSKPINSCDFRPARPFKIIAGSEDNSVTVFEGPPFKWKMTKTEHQRFVQSVRYSPNGDHFATGGFDGKIFVYDGKTSDLIGELGSPAHNGGVYAVSWSPDSKTLLSASGDKTCKTWDIATMSLITEFPMGTAIEDQQVSCLWQGKHMLSVSLAGHISYLDPANPSKPLRVIKGHNKPITVMTVNKNRDTVFTGSHDGYITSWDVATGESNRIEGVGHGNQMNGMVTLGESIFTCGIDNAIKEVNVMTKSFTNTNIKLASQPRGLAGDGTTLIVPCEKEIAVIQDGRQVSSVSVNFEPSCASMNGHHPDVAVGGTTDHKLHVYILHSGNLTPRMELDHSGPITDCAFSPDNQYLAVADANRLVTLYGLPSYEVASKEVWGYHTAKVNCVAWSPDSTLLASGSLDTSIIVWSVEKPNKRLIIKNAHPQSQITGIAWLDNNTIVSVGQDCNSRYWDIRNFP